The Salminus brasiliensis chromosome 8, fSalBra1.hap2, whole genome shotgun sequence genome has a window encoding:
- the LOC140560680 gene encoding uncharacterized protein, with amino-acid sequence MALTRVVLMACLLAVRSTGRTAAASEITAFEGANVLLPCPCSSTTEEVVWQTGEVVVNHYNALKNHSNKPHDLYKDRSVLYLPKEKGKCSLLLLQVSESDQRNFTCYTFDEETLNENLVSLTVSRKMTDFTETPSFTPETDEVYGNIKVGFPLTLIGFGIVAIIICVILLRRRRQRIQRREIILDPMAGLPVIEYSPV; translated from the exons ATGGCTCTTACAAG GGTTGTTCTGATGGCGTGTCTCCTAGCAGTGAGGAGTACTG GTAGAACTGCTGCAGCCTCAGAAATCACTGCCTTTGAAGGAGCTAATGTGCTTCTGCCATGTCCCTGCTCCAGTACTACTGAGGAAGTTGTATGGCAGACTGGTGAAGTTGTAGTAAACCATTATAATGCCTTAAAGAACCACAGCAACAAACCACATGATTTATACAAGGACAGGAGTGTCCTCTACCTGCCCAAAGAGAAAGGAAAATGTTCCTTGCTTCTACTCCAAGTCTCTGAGTCTGATCAAAGGAATTTTACATGTTACACATTTGATGAGGAAACTCTGAACGAAAACCTTGTTAGTTTGACAGTCAGCAGAAAAATGACAG ATTTCACAGAAACTCCTTCATTCACAC cAGAGACAGATGAGGTCTATGGAAACATCAAGGTTGGATTTCCCTTAACACTGATAGGATTCGGAATAGTGGCGATTATAATATGTGTGATCCTGCTGAGAAGACGTCGGCAAAGGATTCAAAGAAGg GAGATAATTCTGGATCCAATGGCAGGGCTCCCAGTAATAGAATACAGCCCTGTGTGA